In Segatella copri, the DNA window ACAACAATCTGCTGCATATCAATGCAGAAACAGCTCGTTCAAGAAACATTCACGAGATTAAGAGGCGTTATCAAACAATGCCTCCTTCATTCTGGAATGATTTCAAGGAAATGAGCGATAGTGACAAGGTGATAGCTCTGTTCTATGTGATACTCAAAACATACAAGATATGTTTCGACTTCCACGTGAATGTCACCATGCGCAAGTGGAACAGTATTTCAAAGAGCATAGACAAGGAAGACCTCATGATGGAGTTCAACGAAATCTCTGCCAAAGACGAGTTTGTTGACTCATGGAGTGACTCTACTAAGGGAAAGGTGGCAAGTGCATATCTCACCATCCTGAGAAAGGTGGGAATGCTGACCAATGACAACCGTCTTCATTCCCTGGTCTGCAACAATTACGACTACTACTTGGCAAAGGGAGAACCATGGTTCTTGGAAGCCTGCCTCCTGCAGCCATACGAAATAGATAACATAAAGAAATCAATGTGATATGACGATAAAAGAACTTGATGATAAACTGAACAGCCCTGGCTTCCAGGACACGGAGAACGGCGACCTGTTCTACAACTTCTTCATCTACCAATATCCGGCAGAGAAGGAGTATGACATCCGTCGGCAGATACAGGAGTTCAAGGCGAATCTCATTCGCCCGGTCAACTACGTGGATGTGCTTACGCTGAATCTGTTTGAGGAGTTTTGCAACTTTCTCGACCAGAAGAAGTTTCTGCGCCATCCATCCATGCTGAAATACCAGTTGGAGAAAGAGCAGGCAGATCCGTCAAAGGCAAAGAACACCCAGGACACGCTGACCCGTAATGCCCATTCTCCAGAGTTCGTGCAGTACATTCATCAGCGTATCATCGACCATATCACCATCAAGGATCAATACCGCCGTCCATACGTTTTCCTGTATGGCATCGGCAGTATGTTCCCCTATCTGAGAGTCAATGAGTTTCTTGCCCTCTATGAGGACTACAACGAGACTGGGAAGTATAAGATTATCGTCTTCTACCCAGGTCATCGTGACCAGAACTCTTTCCGTCTGTTTGATACGCTCCCAGACAATCACACTTATCGTGCAACACTACTTATCAATGAGTAACTTATGAAACTGAAAGATTTATATAACAAGCCAATCAACCGTGCTGTCAATCCTGCCGTCAGTGCTACCAAGTTTGACCCAGAGACAGAACGAATAGAAATACAGGAATACGTGTTTACGGATGAGATTATCAATGGTCTCTTCCGCATACTCGATGCCATCAAGAACAACAAGCCATACGACCATGTGGGTATCTGGATTGACGGTTACTATGGTTCGGGTAAGTCTCACTTCCTGAAATACCTCGACTACTGTATCACTCCATCAACCCGCGAGGATGCAGTTTCACGTCTGCTCGATGCAGTAAAAGCCATCGACCCACTCGACGAGAAGCACAACCTCAGTTTCGATTACGATGAGTTGCTCTCCATCGCCAACTGGCTGAAGCGTGCCACCATCGACACCTGCATCTTCAACCTGGAAACCAGCTACGACAACTCTACAGACAAGAAGAAGGCTTTCCTTCACGTATTCTGGAATGAGTTCAACGGCAAGCGTGGCTTCAACAAGTTCAATATCACCCTGGCACAGAACCTGGAAAAGCCTCTTGCCGAGAAGGGCGTATTCGAAGCCTTCAAGGAGCGCATTGCCGAGGAAGGTGGCGACTGGAACGACCCAGGTATGGCTGCCGACCTGATTGACAACGAGCTGGATTGGGTGTTGGATATTGCCAAAGAGCTTGCCCCTACCCTCTCTATAGATAGCATCCGTGAGCGCATCATCAAGCGTGACACCAATATGAGCATCGACCGCTTCGGTATGGAACTGGCTTCCTACCTGAAGGACAAGGGCGATGACTACCGTCTGATTCTCCTTGCCGATGAGGTGAGCCAGTTCATCAACAAGGAACGTGACCGCTATCTCAACCTCCAGGAGATTATCACCAAACTCTCTGAGGCTTGCGACAACAAGGTATGGGTGGCTTGTACTGCCCAGCAAGACCTTTCAGAGATTATGGACGATTGCCACATTGCAGAAGAGAAGGATAAGGAAGGCAAGATCAAGGGACGCTTCGAGGTAAAGGTTTCCCTGAAAGGCACACAGCCAGAGGTGATTACCCAGAAGCGTATTCTCGACAAGAAAGAGGAAGTGAAGCCAGAGCTTGCGGCACTCTACAACAAATATAAGGCAGGTTTCGACCTTCAGTTCAAGCTGCCTACATCCTATAGTAGCTACGAATCACAAGACGATTTCGTGGACTACTACCCTTTCGTGCCTTATCAGTTCAAGCTGATTATGCAGGTATTCAACTCGTTCCTCAACCTCGGCTATGTAGCCAAGGAGGTAAAGGGTAACGAGCGAAGCATCATCAAGGTGATTCACTCTACTGCCAAGACGAATGCAGATGCAGAGTTGGGCAAGTTTATCTCTTTCGACGAGCTCTATAACAATATGTTCGAAGAAGGATTGCAGGCCCGTGGACAGAAGGCTGTGGATAATGCATTGCGCATGGCTCGCACTTACCAGACCGACCGCCCAGAGCGCACCCGTCTTGCCGTGAGAGTAGCCAATGTGCTCTTCATGATCTGTAACATCTCGCAGACCGACCAGCTGGTTTTCCCTGCCACATTGGATAATGTAACCTCACTCCTTATCAACGATATGGAGACTCCTCGCCTCAACATCAAGAACGAGGTGGAAAAGGTGATAGAATTCCTTTGCGACAACAACATCATCCGTCGTGAGCAGGGCAAGAATGGTGCACCAGAAACCTACGCTTTCTATAGTGAAGAAGAAATGAAGGTGGCTCAGCTCATTCAGAGTCAGGTGGTTGACAACAACACCCAGGCTGAGCAGCTGAAGGAAATCTTCAACAGATATATTACGGCACTCCGCAACAAGGAGCAGTATAAGACACGCAGTTTCTCCGTGGGTCTCACCATCAAGCAGCGCACCTTCCTCAGCAACAATCCTGATGTGCAGGTAGAGTTCGTGATGGATGCAGACTATGAAACTGCCGAACAGTTGGCTTTGCAGAACAGCAATGTCAACCGCATGGTTTACTATGTGGGTCCTCTGTATCGTGACAACAAGCGTCTGTACAATGCCTTCTACTGGTATTGCCAGGCAAACCGCTACATGGCTACTCCGGTAACAAGCGAGGACAACAAAAAGACACGTGATGAGTT includes these proteins:
- a CDS encoding DUF1819 family protein → MNKNNSPYTAALTGGGFLFEETLTLLPLLQAENSEELLQEEKVNNNLLHINAETARSRNIHEIKRRYQTMPPSFWNDFKEMSDSDKVIALFYVILKTYKICFDFHVNVTMRKWNSISKSIDKEDLMMEFNEISAKDEFVDSWSDSTKGKVASAYLTILRKVGMLTNDNRLHSLVCNNYDYYLAKGEPWFLEACLLQPYEIDNIKKSM
- a CDS encoding DUF1788 domain-containing protein, which translates into the protein MTIKELDDKLNSPGFQDTENGDLFYNFFIYQYPAEKEYDIRRQIQEFKANLIRPVNYVDVLTLNLFEEFCNFLDQKKFLRHPSMLKYQLEKEQADPSKAKNTQDTLTRNAHSPEFVQYIHQRIIDHITIKDQYRRPYVFLYGIGSMFPYLRVNEFLALYEDYNETGKYKIIVFYPGHRDQNSFRLFDTLPDNHTYRATLLINE
- the brxC gene encoding BREX system P-loop protein BrxC — encoded protein: MKLKDLYNKPINRAVNPAVSATKFDPETERIEIQEYVFTDEIINGLFRILDAIKNNKPYDHVGIWIDGYYGSGKSHFLKYLDYCITPSTREDAVSRLLDAVKAIDPLDEKHNLSFDYDELLSIANWLKRATIDTCIFNLETSYDNSTDKKKAFLHVFWNEFNGKRGFNKFNITLAQNLEKPLAEKGVFEAFKERIAEEGGDWNDPGMAADLIDNELDWVLDIAKELAPTLSIDSIRERIIKRDTNMSIDRFGMELASYLKDKGDDYRLILLADEVSQFINKERDRYLNLQEIITKLSEACDNKVWVACTAQQDLSEIMDDCHIAEEKDKEGKIKGRFEVKVSLKGTQPEVITQKRILDKKEEVKPELAALYNKYKAGFDLQFKLPTSYSSYESQDDFVDYYPFVPYQFKLIMQVFNSFLNLGYVAKEVKGNERSIIKVIHSTAKTNADAELGKFISFDELYNNMFEEGLQARGQKAVDNALRMARTYQTDRPERTRLAVRVANVLFMICNISQTDQLVFPATLDNVTSLLINDMETPRLNIKNEVEKVIEFLCDNNIIRREQGKNGAPETYAFYSEEEMKVAQLIQSQVVDNNTQAEQLKEIFNRYITALRNKEQYKTRSFSVGLTIKQRTFLSNNPDVQVEFVMDADYETAEQLALQNSNVNRMVYYVGPLYRDNKRLYNAFYWYCQANRYMATPVTSEDNKKTRDEFEKRANELYDGIIRKEFEKILDTCPIISGLSVIDEAELGQKRGNDRYRVAMDKHLSSIYTKANLVDYPSMPRTTEQLKKAILRNVNPGDYDGMNAVLTDAEHEVEIYLNKQFAEVNVSDVLAKFAKAPYGWDNICTLYIINELVRRHNRDYSYANNPNVETSTVANRIVSESNKFTLRQAKVISPQVIQNFTSAWKEIFGISAVPSSTDSTQLFRACRDIESVHSLAKFIKGYKDIEQQIAGYQFCQPIREAIELFESWLNERDPLKFFNLVIAAKDEAKVLIDKCKEVVQFTHDQLDTYKQLIQFQTDNQYNFPFVPIEMQGAVTDFNKLKNDPWPISGLRGYIKLQRQLSGILDGVRDELREKIKAAYNDMFDYLKQVAEKQHVPESVLSDRETVIRVKTTPTNILVLQNNANTDTFYQEQVDKIMSYNPPQPPIVEGGGNTTRPVTPEKRIRKASLQTKTKLPITNAEDIERYLEGLRQQLEKLLVDQDGVMIIK